The Pseudomonas azadiae genome contains a region encoding:
- a CDS encoding TetR/AcrR family transcriptional regulator, giving the protein MKITKAQSLANRAHIVETASELFRERGYDGVGVAELMAAAGFTQGGFYKHFGSKADLMAEAAATSLSQSVASTESLDLQQFINLYVSRDHRDGRSEGCTLAALCGDAARQSGEFKETFAEGIERTLAKLQQKYLADEQAPRDLARAKIIDMLAHAIGAVMLSRACPDDSPLADEILEACRAEMTASLPQ; this is encoded by the coding sequence ATGAAAATCACCAAGGCACAGTCACTGGCTAATCGAGCGCATATCGTGGAGACGGCTTCAGAGCTGTTTCGTGAGCGCGGCTACGACGGCGTGGGGGTGGCGGAGCTTATGGCCGCAGCCGGGTTTACCCAGGGCGGTTTCTACAAGCATTTTGGCTCCAAGGCGGATTTGATGGCGGAAGCGGCGGCCACCAGTCTTTCGCAGTCGGTTGCCAGCACGGAAAGCCTGGACTTGCAGCAATTCATCAATCTTTACGTATCGCGGGACCACCGCGACGGCAGGAGCGAAGGGTGCACCCTGGCGGCGCTGTGCGGGGACGCCGCGCGTCAATCGGGCGAGTTCAAGGAGACCTTTGCCGAAGGGATAGAGCGCACGCTGGCCAAGCTCCAGCAGAAGTACCTGGCCGATGAACAGGCGCCCAGGGATCTTGCGCGCGCAAAGATAATCGACATGCTGGCGCATGCAATCGGCGCGGTCATGTTGTCGCGGGCATGCCCGGATGACTCTCCCCTCGCGGACGAAATCCTCGAGGCATGCCGCGCTGAAATGACCGCTTCATTGCCGCAGTAG
- a CDS encoding alkene reductase, translated as MNDKTLFEPYPLGALTLSNKVVMAPLTRNRAANGFVPSELAATYYAQRASAGLLISEASQISRQGQGYQDTPGIYTQAQIEGWRKVTDAVHANGGRIFLQLWHVGRVSHVDLQENGASPVAPSALRAATKVFVNNGFADASEPRALGIDELPGIINDFRQAAANAIAAGFDGVELHGANGYLLDQFLRDSANVRTDAYGGSIENRARLLLEIAAAVIAEVGAERTGIRLSPVSPANGVSSSAPQAQFDYVVDQLDALGVVYLHVVEGATGGPRDVAPFDFGSLRQRFGNTYIANNGYDLPLATSTLNEDRADLIAFGRPFIANPDLVERFKTCAALSAFDPSTLYGGGAAGYTDYPALAVPTHS; from the coding sequence ATGAACGACAAGACCTTGTTCGAGCCTTACCCGCTCGGCGCGCTGACACTTTCCAATAAAGTCGTCATGGCGCCGTTGACCCGCAACCGAGCGGCGAATGGCTTTGTGCCCAGTGAGTTGGCGGCCACGTATTACGCGCAACGGGCATCAGCAGGGCTGCTGATTTCCGAGGCCTCCCAGATCTCGCGACAGGGCCAGGGCTATCAGGACACGCCTGGGATCTATACGCAGGCGCAGATCGAAGGATGGCGCAAGGTCACCGACGCCGTGCATGCAAACGGCGGCAGGATTTTCCTGCAGCTGTGGCATGTAGGCCGGGTGTCGCACGTTGACCTTCAGGAAAACGGCGCATCACCCGTGGCCCCCTCTGCCTTGCGTGCGGCGACCAAAGTGTTCGTCAACAACGGCTTCGCAGATGCCTCAGAGCCCCGCGCCCTGGGCATTGACGAACTGCCGGGGATCATCAATGACTTTCGCCAGGCCGCAGCGAATGCCATCGCCGCAGGCTTCGACGGCGTAGAGCTCCATGGCGCAAACGGCTACTTGCTTGACCAGTTCCTCAGGGACAGCGCCAACGTGCGCACGGACGCCTACGGCGGCTCGATTGAAAACCGCGCCCGCCTGCTGCTGGAAATCGCTGCGGCGGTCATCGCCGAAGTGGGCGCGGAGCGAACTGGTATCCGCCTGTCGCCTGTCTCACCCGCCAACGGTGTTTCGAGCTCCGCGCCACAAGCGCAGTTTGACTACGTCGTCGATCAACTCGACGCCTTGGGCGTGGTGTACCTGCATGTGGTCGAAGGTGCCACCGGCGGGCCGCGCGACGTAGCGCCGTTCGACTTTGGCTCGTTGCGCCAGCGCTTCGGAAATACCTATATCGCCAACAATGGCTACGACCTGCCCCTGGCCACCTCGACCCTCAACGAGGACCGCGCCGACCTGATCGCATTCGGACGCCCCTTCATTGCCAACCCGGACTTGGTCGAGCGCTTCAAAACCTGCGCCGCGCTGTCAGCGTTCGACCCTTCAACCCTGTATGGCGGTGGCGCAGCCGGCTACACCGACTACCCGGCGCTGGCTGTGCCCACGCACAGCTGA
- a CDS encoding SDR family NAD(P)-dependent oxidoreductase produces MNTPETVLITGASTGIGATYAERFARRGHDLVLVARDKTRLDALAATLREKHKVAVDVLQADLTRIDDLKTVEARLRDDARITLLVNNAGAAQSGSFIEQSTDSVANLVALNTTALVRLASAIAPRLAHAGKGAIINIGSVVGLAPEFGMTVYGATKAFVLFLSQGMSLELSPKGVYVQAVLPAATRTEIWDRAGIDVNTLSEIMEVDDLVDAALLGFDRREPVTIPPLHDAARWDALQAARQGLLGQIRQSEVAERYHAKA; encoded by the coding sequence ATGAACACTCCTGAAACCGTCCTGATTACCGGCGCATCCACTGGCATCGGCGCCACCTATGCCGAGCGTTTCGCACGACGCGGGCACGACCTTGTCCTGGTGGCACGCGACAAGACTCGCCTGGACGCCCTCGCCGCAACGTTACGCGAGAAGCACAAGGTCGCTGTGGATGTCCTGCAAGCTGACCTGACCCGGATCGATGACCTGAAGACCGTTGAAGCTCGCCTGCGTGATGATGCACGCATCACTCTCCTGGTCAACAATGCCGGCGCCGCGCAGTCGGGCAGCTTCATCGAACAGTCCACCGACAGTGTGGCAAACCTCGTCGCGTTGAACACCACGGCATTGGTGCGGCTGGCCAGCGCCATCGCGCCACGCCTGGCCCACGCAGGCAAAGGCGCGATCATCAATATCGGCTCGGTGGTCGGCCTGGCCCCTGAGTTCGGGATGACCGTGTACGGCGCGACCAAGGCGTTCGTGCTGTTTCTGTCACAAGGCATGAGCCTGGAACTCTCGCCCAAAGGGGTGTATGTGCAAGCCGTTCTCCCGGCAGCCACGCGCACGGAGATCTGGGACCGGGCGGGTATCGACGTCAACACCCTCAGTGAAATCATGGAAGTCGACGACCTGGTCGACGCCGCACTGCTCGGGTTTGATCGCCGTGAGCCGGTGACCATTCCCCCGCTGCATGACGCCGCCCGTTGGGACGCCTTGCAGGCGGCGCGCCAGGGCCTGCTGGGGCAGATCCGGCAGTCCGAGGTCGCCGAGCGTTATCACGCCAAGGCCTGA
- a CDS encoding alpha/beta fold hydrolase — protein MQTPAPPLHPEPPAQFINAANQWVNVQGTPFAYRDLGPKGELPLVLLNHWGAVLDNFDPRLIDGLARTRRVIAVDYRGIGASGGTAPLTVSGMADDVIATIAALGFEKVDLLGFSLGGFVAQDIALKAPNLLRKLILTGTGPAGGKGIDRVWSVSWPLMVKGLLTLRDPKTYLFFTSTATGRRAARDFLKRLKERRNDRDKQATPRAFLRQLKAIQAWGRQPAQDLGRLHTPTLIANGDNDIMVPSSNSAELANRIPNAQLIIYQDAGHGGIFQYHADFVAQASAFLNA, from the coding sequence ATGCAAACACCAGCCCCACCCCTTCATCCCGAACCGCCCGCGCAGTTCATAAACGCGGCGAACCAATGGGTCAATGTCCAAGGCACGCCCTTCGCTTACCGTGACCTGGGGCCCAAGGGCGAACTGCCGCTGGTTTTGCTGAACCACTGGGGCGCGGTCCTGGACAACTTCGACCCGCGACTCATCGATGGCCTGGCGCGCACGCGGCGCGTTATCGCGGTTGACTATCGCGGGATCGGCGCATCCGGCGGCACTGCCCCGCTGACCGTCAGTGGCATGGCAGACGACGTCATTGCGACGATCGCTGCGCTGGGCTTCGAAAAAGTCGACCTGTTGGGGTTTTCCCTGGGTGGGTTCGTGGCGCAGGACATCGCCCTGAAAGCGCCGAACCTGCTGCGCAAGCTGATCTTGACCGGCACAGGGCCCGCCGGCGGCAAGGGCATTGATCGCGTCTGGTCAGTGTCTTGGCCATTGATGGTCAAAGGTTTGCTGACGTTGCGCGATCCGAAGACCTACCTATTCTTCACCTCAACGGCCACCGGCCGGCGCGCCGCCCGGGACTTCCTGAAGCGCTTGAAGGAGCGCCGCAACGATCGAGACAAGCAGGCGACACCCCGGGCATTCCTGCGGCAACTGAAAGCCATTCAGGCATGGGGCCGCCAGCCCGCGCAAGACCTCGGCCGCCTGCATACACCGACGCTGATCGCCAATGGCGACAACGACATCATGGTGCCGAGCAGCAACAGCGCCGAGCTGGCCAACCGGATACCGAACGCGCAACTGATCATCTACCAGGACGCGGGCCATGGCGGGATTTTCCAGTATCACGCCGATTTCGTGGCCCAGGCATCAGCCTTCCTGAATGCCTGA
- a CDS encoding NADP-dependent oxidoreductase has product MKAFFIERYGKNKGRIGEVPAPEVGPHDVLVQVHAASANVLDLKIRTGEFKLILPYSFPLILGNDLAGVVERVGPAVRRFKPGDAVYGRPPEQRIGSFAELIAVHEDALALKPASIGMEQAAALPLVALTAWQVLVQTAQLKKGQKVFIHAGSGGVGSVAIQLAKHLGAFVATTTGTDNVEWVKALGADVVIDYKKQDFERVLHGYDVVLNSLGADALHKSLGILKPGGRLISISGPPTPAFAKEQKLSWVLSLVMRMLSRGIRSKARKREVDYRFVFMQASGAQLEKITALVESGIIRPVLDRTFPFESTAEALSYVEQGRSKGKVVITLR; this is encoded by the coding sequence ATGAAAGCCTTTTTTATCGAGCGTTACGGCAAGAACAAGGGACGTATTGGCGAGGTGCCCGCGCCTGAAGTGGGGCCCCACGATGTGCTGGTCCAAGTGCATGCGGCGAGCGCCAACGTCTTGGATTTGAAGATTCGCACAGGCGAATTCAAACTGATCCTGCCGTATTCATTCCCCCTGATCCTCGGTAATGACCTGGCCGGCGTCGTGGAGCGCGTGGGGCCTGCTGTACGGCGCTTCAAGCCGGGCGACGCCGTTTATGGACGCCCGCCGGAGCAGCGCATCGGCAGCTTTGCCGAGTTGATCGCGGTGCACGAAGACGCCCTCGCGTTGAAACCCGCCTCTATCGGCATGGAACAAGCGGCCGCCCTGCCCTTGGTCGCGCTGACAGCCTGGCAGGTGCTGGTGCAAACCGCCCAACTGAAAAAAGGCCAGAAGGTCTTTATCCATGCCGGTTCCGGCGGCGTCGGCAGCGTTGCCATCCAGCTCGCCAAGCACCTGGGTGCGTTCGTTGCGACCACCACCGGCACAGACAATGTGGAATGGGTCAAGGCGCTGGGTGCCGACGTGGTGATCGACTACAAAAAGCAGGATTTCGAGCGCGTGCTGCACGGCTACGACGTCGTCTTGAACAGCCTCGGCGCCGATGCCTTGCACAAGTCCCTCGGCATTTTGAAACCGGGCGGCCGGCTTATCTCGATCTCGGGACCGCCGACGCCCGCATTCGCCAAAGAGCAAAAGCTGTCCTGGGTCCTGAGCCTGGTAATGCGGATGTTAAGTCGCGGGATCCGCAGCAAAGCGCGCAAACGTGAAGTCGACTATAGGTTCGTGTTCATGCAGGCCAGTGGTGCGCAACTGGAGAAAATCACTGCGCTTGTCGAGTCGGGGATTATCCGGCCGGTGCTCGACCGGACCTTCCCTTTCGAGTCAACCGCCGAGGCCTTGAGCTACGTTGAACAAGGCCGATCCAAGGGCAAGGTGGTGATTACGCTGAGGTAA